Below is a genomic region from Meleagris gallopavo isolate NT-WF06-2002-E0010 breed Aviagen turkey brand Nicholas breeding stock chromosome 5, Turkey_5.1, whole genome shotgun sequence.
aagcaaaaaaaaaNNNNNNNNNNNNNNNNNNNNNNNNNNNNNNNNNNNNNNNNNNNNNNNNNNNNNNNNNNNNNNNNNNNNNNNNNNNNNNNNNNNNNNNNNNNNNNNNNNNNGCCGGGAGCCACCCCAGGCCGGTAAGGGCTGGGTTCTTCTCGGGGTTCCCGGGGCTTCTAGAAAGCGGGGAATAAAAAGAGTCGCCGCGTAACCcgaataaaaggaaaatggggACGGAGTCCGCAAGGCCGGTCGTTAAAAGCTGTGCTTAGCCTCCCTCCCGTTTGCCTCGTGCAGGTGCAGGCGCTGGGACGGGCGGCGTGACGCGGCCCCCGGGAGCCCTCGACCCGCAGGCATGGCCGTACCCATCGCGGTGCTGGACTGCGACCTCCTGCTGTACGGCCGCGGGCACCGCACGCTGGACCGCTTCAAGCTGGAGGACGTCACGGATGAGTATCTGGTGTCCACGTACGGCTTCCCCCGGCGGTTCATCTGCTACCTGGTGGACCTGCTGGGAGCCAGCCTGTCCCGCCCCACGCAGCGCTCCCGAGCCATCAGCCCCGAGACCCAGGTGCTGGCCGCCTTGGGCTTCTACACCTCCGGCTCCTTCCAGACACGCATGGGGGATGCTATTGGCATCAGCCAAGCCTCCATGAGCCGCTGTGTTGCTAACGTCACCGAGGCGCTGGTGGAAAGAGCTCCCCGGTTCATTCACTTTCCTGAGGACGAAGCGGCGGTGCGGAGCCTGAAGGACGACTTCTACGCGCTGGCGGGCATGCCGGGTGTGCTGGGCGTGGTGGATTGCACCCACGTGGCGATCAAAGCGCCCAACGCCGAGGACCTGTCCTACGTGAACCGGAAGGGCCTCCACTCCCTCAACTGCCTGATGGTGTGCGATGCCAGGGGGGCCCTGCTGAGCGCTGAGACGCACTGGCCCGGCAGCATGCCCGACTGCaccgtgctgcagcaggcagccctTACCAGCCAGTTTGAAACCGAGCTGCACAAGGATGGCTGGCTGTTGGGTAAGTCAGTTCTTCGTCATTGCTTTCTGTTGGCTCCTCATGGAGTACGGAGCCTCTTGGCACTGGTGGTAAGCTTACTTCTGACTGCCTTCTTGTAAATTCCTTGAGGCTTGAGATTCAGTTTGGGCTATCCTCTTGGAAATCCATAACAGTAACTTCCAGTCTGTTTTATTTACTCTGATTATTGCatattcatttcattcattcgTATTTCAGTATCCAACACCTACCTAAGCAGAATTATGCAATTTTAaattcatagaaacatagaatggtttagATTGGAGAGAAACTTAAAGCtgatccagttccaacctcctgccgTGGGCAGTGTTGCCACCCACCAcatgaggctgcccagggccccatccagcctggccttgaatgcctccgggAATGGGACATCCAGAACTTCTCTGAGCAGActgttctagcacctcaccGCCCtctaagcaaaatatttcttctaacctctaacctaaatcttccctcttttagctttaaagccattcctccttgtcttaTCAATCAGACCCTCCTTAAAAAGATTCTTTCAAGCACTGGAAAGctacagtgaggtctccccggaatcttctccaggctaaatcttctccagctccctcaacctttctccgtaggaaaggtgctccagccctctaatcatcttcatggccctcttctggacccactccagcagctccacatccttccctGTGCTGAAGGCCCCAGGCTTGGACtcagtgctccagatggggcctcacaagagctgagtagagggggacaatcacctccctctccctgatGGCCCTCCtttgttgatgcagcccaggatacagttggctttctgggctgcaagagcacacagctggctcatgtccagctttttgtccatcaagaccccaagtccttctcagcaggtcTGCTTTCAATGAGCTCTTCTCCCAGCCTGTACACGTATCTGGGATTGCCAcggcccaagtgcaacaccttgcacttagCCACGTTAAACCTCATTAAGTTTTCATgtgcccacttttcaagcctgtcctgATCCCCTTGAATAGCGTTCCTTCCGCTTGTTGTGTCAATGGCACCACTCAGCgtggtgtcatcagcaaacttgctgcagGTGCAGTTGGTCCTACTGTCTATGTgattgataaagatgttgaagagcactggtcccaagacttggggggacaccgcttgtgactgGACATAGACGCATTAGCAATAACCCTCTGTCTATGACCATACAGCCAATTTTTTATCCACCACCAAATCTATGGTCCTAGCCCAGTTATACTTTCACTGTATTATGTTTTAAAGAGATTCTCTTACAGCTATGTCACGTTCTTCCAAGACCTCCCTTTGTCAACCAgaatatctttattttattatttgtcaCATTTGTAAACCAGAGTTTTCGGTGCTccttcacattttctgttttagcCAGAGAAATGTATTATTCTGTATCTACATAACAAGAAAACCGGGGACAAAGATCTGAAACTGATGGTGAGCTATAGGTCTGTAACCTGtgccctttcctttccctgccaATAGGTGACAGCTCCTTCTTTCTCCGCACCTGGCTGATGACCCCCCTGCACATCCCTGAGACACCTGCAGAATACCGCTACAACATGGCGCACTCTGCCACACACAACATCATTGAGCGGACATTCAGAACCATCCGATCGCGATTCCGCTGCCTGGACGGCTCCAAAGGCACCCTGCAGTACTCCCCCGAAAAATCCAGCCACATCATTCTGGCCTGCTGCGTGCTTCACAACATCTCCTTGCAGCACGGGCTGGACGTGTGGTCTGCCCCCGCCGCGGGGCACGTGGAGCCAGCAGAGGAGGAGTATGAGCAAATGGAGTCAATGGACTCTGAAGCCTGTCGTATTcgtcaggagctgctgctcactCATTTTAGCTAGCGCTGTGGCAGCAGGAAGGCTTCTCGCTGTCCCTTTGAGAAGATACAGAGACCAGCATGCCTCCTCCTCTTAAATCAGTCAAGACTAAGGGATGTGAGACGAGGAGAAATTCTGTTCGTTTCGGGGGGCATTCAGAACTTCTCTTCATCTCCTTGTAGGTGTCATTAACTGCTGAATCATTGCCGTTGTGACTCTCATAGACACCCCTTCCTCCTAATTTAGAGGACGATGGCTGTAACGTGAGATTGGTGGAGAAATGTGGAAAACTGTGGTGATAACTATGATAAATCTGTAAGCCTTGCATTATTTTACAAAGCAACAGTTCTATGCCACTTTGTAACCCAAACCACTTACAATTGATTTTTGAACAGCATTTCACACGCATTAAACCTCCCCGTGGGACCATGTCTGAGTTCATAAGCGGAGAGGTGCACGGAGATTTCTCTCTGGTTTGCAGGTATAAATTCCTGCTAAACGCCAGCCTGCAGCCGTGCCCACCTCGGGGTCCAGCGGTTCCTCCGGGCGCCGCGGTGTCGGCAGGAGCTGGGATTGCAGCGGTATTGGTATATACCTGGAGGGGCAGGAGGGGATGGGCATTTCTTCCTTCCAGACAGGCTGGGGGAGGCGTTAAAGCGCTGGCTGCCCGTGACTTAGCCGTGTGTGTGAGGCGCGTTTCTGAGGCCGGGATGCGGACAAAGGCGCGCGGCCGCAGCCCCAGCATCTCGCNNNNNNNNNNNNNNNNNNNNNNNNNNNNNNNNNNNNNNNNNNNNNNNNNNNNNNNNNNNNNNNNNNNNNNNNNNNNNNNNNNNNNNNNNNNNNNNNNNNNaaaaaaaaaaaggaacttgtTGATAACTGTCTGAACACCCCACAGCATGGATTTATGATTGTTAATACTAGCATTCCCAGAGACTCCCACATAACCAATCTTCCATCTCCATCTGCTCTCACCTTACAGCTCTCGCAACAGAAGGGATTTTCCGGAGATCAGCAAACACACAGGTTGTCAAAGAGGTCCAGCAAAAATACAACACGGGTGAGTGCTCCaactcagcagagctgctctagTTCTCTGACTCCTGCTGTCCTGCTAGACCTGTGTTGGAGCTAGGCCAGCAGGGCTCCTCAACTTCTCTGGTAGGCCTCTCGATGAAGCCCCGTCAGGATATGACCCGAGTTGCAAGGCAGAagcatctgacacagaagttCAGTGCTTCTGATTTGTGGAAAGCATAATCCTTCACACTCATGTTTCCTACGCTGCCCTTTTCCTGTCTCTCAGGAATATTTCCATGTTTCTCAGGATAGGGCATACCATGTTTGTCTGGTGATGCTGAAGATGACTGGTCAtctctttcatattttctgaagatttaGTGCTGGGTTCAGCAGTGCATTGTGTATGCTTTTGGGACACATTTTTCCACTCCATTAGAAGACGCACTGTTTCAGTCCCCTCTCGATGTTCTTTAAATTATGGCTTCCCTGGTTCCCATCTCCAACCTTCACATCACATTCTGTGTCTGGAGGAGATCCTACTTTGGCCAGTGAGAGTTGAGTCTCTGCATTACTTTCTCAGGTGTGCCGGTAGATTTCCAGCAGTATGAAGATGTCCATCTCCCTGCTGTGATTCTCAAGACCTTCTTGAGAGAGCTGCCTGAGCCCCTCCTCACTTTTGGCCTCTACAGCCATGTTGTCAGCTTCCAGAGTGAGTTGTAACAAGAGTGTGCTCTTCCCTGAATGTTGCAGTGGCCAAGGGCAAAGATATCTTCCACACCGCCCTCGGCTGTGGAAGGGACAGTCCTGCATGGGATACCCTATGATTGCAAACGGGGCTTTTGCTGGGTGTGTGCTGAGGTATTCATCTTCATTTCCATGGGCAGATGAGAATTTCTTACAGACTTACTTGCCCCATCTCTGTTGCTTTTTAGGTGTGGAAGAAGTGAATCGTGTGGATGTCGTTCGCAAAACACTCCAAAATCTGCCAGAAGAAAACTACCATGTGCTCCGTTTCCTGACAGCCTTTCTGGTGCAGGTGAGCTGCTCCAAGGCTTGGAATTTGTCTTTTAGTTCAGTTGCCAGTGCCTTGCATCAGCTTCTCGACTGCCTGCTCCCTCTTTTCCTTTGAGAAGAAATGAGTCTTAAGCTAACAAATTGCCTGTCTTTACCTTATGTTCCTCTATATGGAGTCTCACGACTGGGAGGTGCAGGCAGGCGTTAAGCCAATGTGGTCTGTATCAGGGGGGCTGAAAGTGTGGAGGTGCAAAATACCTGAGCAAAAGATTGGACTAGAAAAATGGTCACAGATCCgccctgctttctgctgctaGGGAAGCTGCCGCAAGATTATTCTAGCAAGAGGAAAGATCATTTTAGTTAGTGATGATCTGTAGAGATATTGGTTGACAGTGCTCTTAGTCTTATTACATTGTGACCTGGTTGCTGAGCTGTGGGGGGATGTGAGAAGTGGCAAAATGTTGCTTCTTGATTCCTGGATGCTGCAAGTAGTGTGTTCTTCCCCTAGCCATCTTCTGGCAGTGAGTCTTGAGCTCGTCTGCCACCCTCCTTCCATCTCTCTGGAAAGTCTGTCAGCTCTAGCTTTGGGGAGGGAAGAGGGCAGCTCTTGTGTTGTTCTGCAGCATGTCTAAAGGGGGGTGAGGGGCAAATGGATGTGGccttctcagtggtgtgtagaaataggacaaggagtaatggcctaaaacttgaacatggGAAATTCTAtactaacatgtggaagaacttcttttcAGCAAGCGTGAGGGAttactggaataggttgcccagagaggttgtggagtctccatctATGGAGACATTCGAGACCTGTTTGGATGCCTatctgtgtgacctattgtagaCTGCCTGCTTAGGGGGCTTGGACTCGGTGGTCTcttggtcccttccaacccctgtaattctgtgatttcacaatgttctctttccttcccccaTAGGTATCTGCTCACAGTGACAGAAACAAGATGACAAACACCAACCTGGCAGTTGTGTTTGGCCCAAATCTGCTGTGGGCCAAGGATGTAGCCATCACCCTAAAAGCCATCAATCCGATCAATACCTTTACCAAGTTCCTGCTGGATCACCAGAAGGAGCTCTTTGAGGATGTGGAGGCCTGATTCCCGGCCAGCCCACACCAGCACACTGTGCCCACCTTCCCACCTTTCCCACCTTGTCTTGGGGCTGTGACCAAGCTGTCTCCAGTACAAAGGGACTGTTATCTCCTGGGTGATGAGC
It encodes:
- the HARBI1 gene encoding putative nuclease HARBI1, with the translated sequence MAVPIAVLDCDLLLYGRGHRTLDRFKLEDVTDEYLVSTYGFPRRFICYLVDLLGASLSRPTQRSRAISPETQVLAALGFYTSGSFQTRMGDAIGISQASMSRCVANVTEALVERAPRFIHFPEDEAAVRSLKDDFYALAGMPGVLGVVDCTHVAIKAPNAEDLSYVNRKGLHSLNCLMVCDARGALLSAETHWPGSMPDCTVLQQAALTSQFETELHKDGWLLGDSSFFLRTWLMTPLHIPETPAEYRYNMAHSATHNIIERTFRTIRSRFRCLDGSKGTLQYSPEKSSHIILACCVLHNISLQHGLDVWSAPAAGHVEPAEEEYEQMESMDSEACRIRQELLLTHFS
- the LOC109367982 gene encoding rho GTPase-activating protein 1-like; translated protein: MPPPLKSVKTKGSLATEGIFRRSANTQVVKEVQQKYNTGVPVDFQQYEDVHLPAVILKTFLRELPEPLLTFGLYSHVVSFQSVEEVNRVDVVRKTLQNLPEENYHVLRFLTAFLVQVSAHSDRNKMTNTNLAVVFGPNLLWAKDVAITLKAINPINTFTKFLLDHQKELFEDVEA